A portion of the Staphylococcus felis genome contains these proteins:
- a CDS encoding tRNA1(Val) (adenine(37)-N6)-methyltransferase: MLQENERFDHLIKEDLHIIQNDAYFSFSTDALLLGHFTEVRQRDRILDMCTGNGVIPLILSDKGENLITGIEVQSELVDMARRSVSYNQLETRINIMHMDINEIPSQFKPSQFDLVTCNPPYFKMNQVHQHQLEAHKIARHEVLCTLDDCLRVANHALKEGGRIVMVHRAERMLDIFESMRRYQIEPKKLNMIYSKQHKEAQTIVVEGRKGGRQGLKIASPFYIYDQNNAYTDEMRRIYYG; the protein is encoded by the coding sequence ATGCTTCAGGAGAATGAAAGATTTGACCATTTAATTAAAGAAGATTTGCATATTATTCAAAATGACGCGTATTTTTCATTTTCGACCGATGCTTTATTATTAGGTCATTTTACGGAAGTGCGTCAACGTGATCGTATTTTAGATATGTGTACAGGCAACGGCGTCATTCCATTAATTTTATCAGATAAGGGCGAAAATCTAATTACAGGTATAGAGGTTCAATCAGAACTTGTAGATATGGCTCGACGCAGTGTGTCGTATAATCAGCTTGAGACACGAATTAATATCATGCACATGGACATTAATGAAATTCCAAGTCAGTTTAAGCCGTCGCAATTTGACTTAGTTACATGCAACCCACCTTATTTCAAAATGAATCAAGTACACCAACATCAACTTGAAGCACATAAAATTGCTCGTCATGAAGTGTTATGTACGTTAGATGATTGTTTAAGAGTTGCGAATCATGCCCTTAAAGAGGGAGGTCGTATTGTAATGGTGCATCGTGCTGAAAGAATGCTAGATATTTTCGAATCGATGCGTCGTTACCAAATTGAACCTAAAAAGTTAAATATGATTTATAGTAAACAGCATAAAGAGGCGCAAACAATTGTAGTAGAAGGGCGTAAAGGTGGACGTCAAGGCTTGAAAATTGCATCACCTTTTTATATTTATGACCAAAATAATGCATATACAGATGAAATGAGGCGTATATATTATGGCTAA
- a CDS encoding GIY-YIG nuclease family protein, with protein sequence MAKHYTYIVQCNDNSLYTGYTNDLNARMIKHNEGKGAKYTKCRRPVHLLYHEVYDSKSEALKREYAIKQLTRAQKLQLMKG encoded by the coding sequence ATGGCTAAACATTATACGTATATAGTTCAATGTAATGATAATTCATTGTATACAGGATATACCAATGACTTAAATGCCCGAATGATAAAGCATAATGAGGGTAAAGGTGCTAAATATACCAAATGTAGGCGGCCTGTACACCTACTGTATCATGAAGTTTACGATTCAAAATCTGAAGCGCTTAAAAGAGAGTATGCTATTAAACAATTAACGCGCGCACAAAAATTGCAATTAATGAAGGGATGA
- a CDS encoding PSP1 domain-containing protein, which produces MHTVVGVYFEKSNALEYYSPMSLQVREGEKVIVESKRGSELGVVKYSTREVEEGDISLPLQPILRTATKEDIAQYAKNEIAADHALDLCKIFVEQLGLDMRVVNCEYTLDRAKIIYNFTADERIDFRKLVRMLAQKLKTRIELRQIGVRDEAKILGGIGPCGRSLCCATFLGDFEPVSIKMAKDQNLSLNPSKISGACGRLMCCLKYENDHYEEAREQLPDIGDYIQTPEGQGEVVGLNMINISMQVRLEGMEQLMEYHIEELETLK; this is translated from the coding sequence ATGCATACCGTTGTAGGCGTATATTTTGAAAAGTCGAATGCACTGGAATATTATTCACCAATGTCACTCCAAGTTCGAGAAGGTGAAAAGGTCATTGTCGAATCAAAAAGAGGCAGTGAATTAGGCGTTGTTAAATATAGCACAAGAGAAGTTGAAGAAGGGGATATATCATTACCACTTCAACCTATATTGCGCACCGCAACAAAGGAAGATATAGCACAATATGCCAAAAATGAAATAGCTGCGGATCATGCTCTTGATTTATGTAAGATATTTGTAGAGCAATTAGGCCTTGATATGCGTGTTGTCAATTGTGAGTACACACTGGATAGAGCTAAGATTATTTATAACTTTACAGCAGATGAACGAATTGACTTTAGAAAATTAGTCAGAATGCTTGCTCAAAAATTAAAAACGAGAATCGAATTAAGACAAATTGGTGTTCGAGATGAAGCTAAAATTTTAGGGGGTATTGGTCCTTGTGGGCGCTCATTATGTTGCGCTACATTTTTAGGTGACTTTGAGCCTGTTTCAATCAAAATGGCAAAAGACCAAAATCTCTCATTAAATCCGAGCAAAATTTCAGGTGCTTGCGGTCGTTTGATGTGTTGCTTAAAGTATGAGAACGACCATTATGAAGAGGCGCGTGAGCAGCTACCTGATATAGGCGATTATATTCAAACACCAGAAGGTCAGGGTGAGGTTGTCGGCTTAAATATGATTAATATTTCTATGCAAGTTCGATTAGAAGGAATGGAACAATTGATGGAGTATCACATTGAAGAATTAGAAACTTTGAAATAA
- the yabA gene encoding DNA replication initiation control protein YabA, whose translation MNRNELFDRLTQLEQNVTNIYNDMQELKTLTVELVEENVALQIENDNLKSLIHEQKEARVAQNVQDSQSVDKQPIKKQRQSREYFAKLYNEGFHICHDVFGKHRKGEDCMFCLNVLNKME comes from the coding sequence TTGAATCGAAATGAGCTATTCGACCGATTAACGCAATTAGAGCAAAATGTCACAAATATTTACAATGACATGCAAGAGTTGAAAACTTTAACTGTCGAGCTCGTTGAAGAGAATGTGGCATTACAAATTGAAAATGATAACTTAAAATCTTTAATCCATGAACAAAAAGAAGCGCGAGTGGCTCAAAATGTTCAAGATTCACAGTCTGTTGATAAACAACCAATTAAAAAACAAAGGCAAAGTCGTGAATATTTTGCCAAACTCTATAATGAAGGGTTTCATATTTGCCATGATGTATTTGGAAAGCATCGCAAAGGTGAAGACTGTATGTTCTGTTTGAATGTGCTAAATAAGATGGAATAG